The Pseudostreptobacillus hongkongensis genome segment GATTTAATAATAGAAAATGTAAAAAAACATTTGCCTAAGTATGCATTAGGTATAAGTATTGATATACCTATAGTTAAAAGTAAATTATTAGATTCAGCTGGTGTTAAAGGGGCTGCATCTTTAATTATAAATAACAAATAGAGGAGAAAATAATGGAAAAAATTATAATAACATTAGGTGTTTTAGTTGCAGGTTTTTCTTTTGCAGCAGAACCTAAATATAATCTTGCAAATGTAGAAAATAATATAGCAACAAGCTATATTAATCAAATTGCATTTGAAGGAACTAAACAATTTGTGTTAGATCAATTTAACCAAAAGGTTTATGCACAAATGGAAGCAAATAAAAATTTAAAATCTGATAAAGATGCTAAACTTTTAACAGTTAATGCTGTAAAATCTCTTTTAGAAGATTGGGGATATGTATCAAATCTTGAATTTAGAGATAAAGATATTACTAAACTTGAAATAGCTTTATATACAGATAAAACTTTAACTCAAAAAGATTTAGCTTATTTAGCTGCTTTACTTGAAACAGCTTCTTATAGTATATATGGAGACAAAGTATCTGGAAATATTAAAATTTATGCTGATAAAGAACTTAAAACTTTGAAAAAATAGGAGTTTGAAATAAAATGAGAAAAATATATATATCATTCATTTTTTTATTAATTTCTAATTTATCTTATTCTTTAAATGTTGAAAAAGGAAAAGAAGAATTAAAAAGTATAAAAAAAGAGTTGATTTTAAAATATAAAAAAGAATTAGGTGCAGATTATAGTAACTTTAGTAATAGTAGTTTTAATGAAAAAAGGGCCTTTTATGAAAACCTATATTTAAAGTTTTTAGGTAAATATATTATAGATTTAAAAGATGTTAAAGTTTATACTGGACATGATGTTAATAATGTTATGTTATTTGCTAATACACCTATTGAAAAATCAACGTTTGAGGATATATATAAAATACTTTCAATAGAGGAATCAAATAAGAAATTAAAATTAATACAGGTACCTGAAAATAATAGAGGAAAATTTTATGGTATAATACAAGAAAAAATATCAGAGAGGGAGTAAATGATGGCAAAATATATATTCGTAACAGGAGGAGTTGTATCATCACTTGGTAAAGGTATAACAGCTGCTTCTCTTGGGAGATTGCTAAAAGAAAGAGGATATAAAGTAACCATACAAAAATTTGATCCATATCTTAATGTTGACCCAGGTACTATGAGTCCTTATCAGCATGGAGAAGTTTTTGTTACAGCAGATGGTAGTGAAACAGATTTAGATTTAGGACACTATGAAAGATTTATAAATGAAGAATTAACTAAATATAATAACGTTACAAGTGGAAAAATAATGTCTACAATTTTAAATAAAGAAAGAAAAGGTGATTATTTAGGAGGAACTGTACAATATATACCACATGTAACTAATGAAATTAAAAAGAAAATTAGACAAGCTGGAGAAGCATCAAATTCAGATATAGTTATAACTGAAATAGGTGGAACTATAGGTGATATAGAATCTAATCCTTTTATAGAGGCTATAAGACAGTTTAAAAAAGAAGTAGGACGTGAAAATGTGATATATATACATGTTACACTACTACCTTATTTAAAAGCTGCAGGAGAGTTAAAAACTAAACCTACACAACAAAGTGTTAAAATGTTACAAGGTCTTGGAGTTAATCCTGATATAATAGTTGTAAGAAGTGAACATCCAGTTGATAAACATATTAAGTCAAAAATATCATTATTTTGTGATGTAGATGAAACTTCAGTAATTGAGGCTTTAGATGCAGCTAATCTATATGAAATACCATTAGAAATGGAGAAATTAGGACTTGCAGATGAAGCATGTAAAAAACTTGGGTTAAAGAATGTTAAACCTAGTCTTACAAAATGGACTGAAATGGTTAATAAATTTAAAAATCCAAAACATGAAATTAAAGTTGCAGTTGTTGGTAAATATGTAGAGTTAAAAGATGCATATATAAGTATACATGAATCTATAGAACATGCTGGATTTAATTTAGATACTAAAGTTAAAATTGATTATTTAAAAGCAGAAGAATTTGATTTATCTAAATTAAATGATTATGATGGTATATTAGTACCAGGTGGATTTGGTGGCCGTGGTATAGAAGGTAAAATAAATACTGTAAGATTTGCAAGAGAAAATAATAAACCATTTTTAGGAATTTGTCTTGGAATGCAAATGGCTTCTATAGAATTTGCAAGAAATGTTTTAGAAATGAAAAATGCAAATTCTACAGAATTTGATATAGAAACTAAATATCCTGTAATAAGTTTAATGGAAGAACAAAATGAAGTTGAAAATTTAGGTGGAACAATGAGGCTTGGTTCATATCCTTGTGTTTTAGATAAAAATAGTAAAGTATTTAAATTATATGGAGTATCTGAAATACTTGAAAGACATAGACACAGATATGAATTTAATCAACAATATTTACCTGAATTTGAAGAAAAAGGATTTAAGGTTGTGGGTAAATCTCCAGATGGTAAATATGTTGAAGTAATAGAAATACCTGAGCACCCTTATTTCGTAGCTGCTCAATATCATCCAGAATTTATGAGTAGACCAAATAAACCTCATCCTTTATTTACAGGTTGGGTAGAAGCAATATTAAAACAAAAAGGAATTAAATAATAAAAGGTGATTTTAAGTCACCTTTTTACTTAAATAAGGAGAAATGATTATGAAATTAAATTTAAAAATTAATGGAATGGCTTGTTCACATTGCATAAATAGTGTGAAAGAAGAATTAAGTGAAATGGATTCACTTAAGGTATTAGATGTTAAATTAGGAGAAGCTGAGATAGAAATAAGTGATGAATCTAATATTGAAGATATTTTAGAAAAAGTAAATTTAAGACTTGATGATATAGGATATGAATTAGTAAGGTAGGAATTTTAAAATGAAAGAAAAATTACAAATTGAAGGAATAACTTGTCAGGCATGTGTTGCTAAAATTGAAAGAAAATTATCTAGAACAGAAGGAGTCAATAATGCTGTAGTTAATATTTCAAATAATGTTGCAAGTGTTGATTATAATGAAAATATAGTTGATATAAATAGAATTATTGAGATTATAAAAAAATTAGGATACATAGCCAATAAGATTGAAAAAAATAATGTTAATTATAAAAAAGAAGAAGAGAAACTAAAAATAGAATTAAATAAAGCTTTAATAGTTATAGTAGTTTCATTTTTAATAATGTATATATCTATGGGAAATATGTTTGGATTACCTATACCTGGCTTTATTATTAATAACTCTAGAGTTTTAGTGTTAGTTCAATTAGTATTAACATTGATTGTTATGTTTATGGGGAGAAAGTTTTATAGTAATGGATTTAAACAATTATATAAATTAAGTCCTAATATGGATTCACTTATTGCCGTTGGGACATCTTCAGCCTTTATATACAGCCTATATATTAGTACTAAAATATTTTCAGGTAATAATCATTTGATTCATTCACTTTATTATGAATCATCTAGTATGATAATAGCTTTTGTAATGATAGGTAAATACTTAGAACATTTAAGTAAAAGAAAAGCTTTGAATGCAATTAATAAATTATCAGAAATACAATCAAAAAAAGCTAGAATACTAAAAGATAGGGAAATAATAGAAGTTGATATTGAAGATGTTGTTAAAGATGATATAGTAATTATTAAACCAGGAGAAAAAATTCCTGTAGATGGAGCTATAATTGAGGGAATAACACAAATTGATGAATCTATGTTAACAGGTGAAAGTATACCCGTAATCAAAAATATAAATGACAAAGTATACTCTGGTACAATAAATAAAGATGGAAATATTAAAGTCAGAGTAGAAACTAGTAATTCTGAAACCTTAATATCAAAAATTGCAGATATTGTAAGAGATGCACAAATTAATAAGCCTAATATTTCTAAAATAGTTGATAAAGTATCTTTAATATTTGTTCCAACTATTATATTAATTGCAATATTTGTAAGTTTAGTATGGGGAATATTATTAAAATATGGATATGTAAATGTTACAGGTAATAAATTAGAATTTGTTATGACTATATTTATATCTATATTAATAATAGCTTGTCCTTGTTCATTAGGGCTTGCTACTCCTATGGCTATAATAACAGGAATAGGACGTGGAGCAGAACTTGGAATTTTAGTTAAAAATGGTGAAGCACTTGAAGTATTAAACAGTGTAGATACAGTAGTTTTTGATAAAACAGGAACTCTTACAGAAGGTAAAATTAAATTAGTTGATATAATAAATACATCTAATATTGGAAAAGAGGAATTATTAAAAATAGCATATTCTATTGAAATTAATTCAGAACATCCTATATCTTTTGCAATAAATGAAAAAGCAGAAGAAAATGGAATAAAAAAATATGAAGTTGATAGATTTAAAGCATTAATTGGATTAGGTGTTGAAGCTGTTATTAACGGTAAGGAATATTATTTAGGAAATAGAAAATTGATGAAAGTTAATAATATAAAAAATATTAATGAAGATATTTTGGTTGGTTTTGAAAATAAAGGGATGAGTTCTATAATACTATCTGATAATAAAGAAGTATTGGGAATATTTGCTTTAGAAGATGTTGTTAGAGAAGAAAGTATAAATACAATAAAAAAATTAAATAATCAAAATATAGAAGTTATTATGTTGACTGGAGATAATGAAAGAGTTGCAAAAAATGTTTCTGAAAAATTAGGTATAAATAAATATATAGCTGATGTTAGCCCTACAGATAAATATTTGGAAATACAAAAATTACAAAAAGAAGGTAAAAAAGTTCTTATGGTAGGTGATGGAATTAATGACTCACCAAGTTTAGCGAGTGCTAATGTTGGTATAGCTATGGGTAATGCAACAGATATTGCTATAGAAAGTGCAGATCTTGTTCTTATAGGTAAAAATTTAGAATTAGTAGTAACAGCTATAAATTTAGGAAAAGCTATAATTAGAAATATTAAACAAAATTTATTTTGGGCATTTTTCTATAATCTATTTGGAGTAGTTGTTGCAAGTGGAATATTCTATGGTATTACAGGATATCTTTTAAATCCTATGATAGCTGGACTTGCTATGGGTCTTTCATCAGTTTCTGTAGTACTTAATGCACTAAGACTTAAAAAATTTAAATAACAAAAAATAGGGACAAAGTCCCTATTTTTGTTATTTATGCTTTAGATTATCTAATATAATAAGTTAATCCCATGCTAGTATTAAAGTCTATATGATTTTTAGTTTTAGAACCTTTTTTAAGTTCTTTTTCTAAATGTAGATGTGCTTTAAATGAACTATTAAGTGTAAAATTATTTATACTATATTCTATGCTAGTAAATGGTTCTATATCAGCTTTTAAAGTATATTTGAATTTACTGCTATCTACTAAATCATTATAGAATTTTAAAATTGTTTCATCTGGATAAATTTCATTTTTAAATTCTACCAATTCTTTATATTTTGCACTTTTCTTTCTATTTAAAGTAAGTCCTTGATTTAAAATATCTGATTTTAATCTACTATAGTATCCTGATTTGTATTCAGATAGTTCATTATACTTCTTAGCAAAATCTTCAGGGTTATTAATATTCATTTTTTTAGCAACTTCAGTTAGTTTTTTTATTTTTTCTTCTTTTGAATCATAAAGTCCAGTAAAGAAATTTCTATAATTATTTTTGTCTATATTATTTTCTTTTTGTAAATTTTCAAATTCTTTAGATTTTTCTTCAAATAAGTCTTGTATTTCTTTTACATTTTTATTTTTTATTATATCTTTAAATTCATTAGTTACAGCTTCAAGATCACTTCTTTTTTTACTTCTCATATTTTCTTTATTATAGTATTTATCTATTTCTGTAGAAAAATCATTTTTATTATTAAATGCTTCTATCATAGTGTCAAATTCTTTGACTTGTTTTTCTAACTCTTTGATTTTATCATTTCTTTCTTTTAATTCTTCTTCACTTAATTCTTCTCTTTTGTGTTTAGCTTCAGCTATTGTAGTATCGGCAGCTTTCTTACGAGCTTCTAATTTTTCTTTAAATATAATTTGTTTTTTTTGTTCAAGAGTTAATTTTGAATCAACACCTAATGTTATTTCTAAATTATCTGTTGGTATATATGTATATGAAAAATTTCCGAATATAGAATAGTTTAATTTTTCAATTCCTTTATATACATCAGATCCAAATAGTTGTCTTTGATAACTTCTTCCACCAAAACTAGGACGTAGATCACCAAATTCACCTGGCTTAATTTCTACTCTTTCTTCATCTTTTAGTTTATTTTTATTTATATTTGTATATTCAAAGTTTGTTCCAAAATTATAGTTTAAATTTTTTTGGTGAGAATTATAGAATTTAGCTTCTATATTTATATTATGTTTTTGTAAATCTGAAATAAAATTATTTGCAGCATTGCTATATAGATTATTAAAACTATAATTTAATTTTGTATTTAGGTTTATTTTTTTATTAATTTTATAATCCCAGTTTGTAGCAAATTTTAGATTATAGTCGCTGAATATATATTTACCTTTATATGTATCTTCAACTTGATTTATACTATAGTCAAGAGCATCTAATTCACCTAAATTATGATCATGACCATGTCCATCATTTTCAGTATAAATTTCATTTTGTAAATTTCTCATATTTTTTAAATGATTTTCCACATTATGAATTTTTTTAATACCAATTTCAAAATTTTTATTTTTTAAATTAAAATTTATATCTTCTAAATTTTTGATTTCAAGTTTTGAATTAATATCTTTGTATGATAAATTAAAAGTGTTTTGGTTAGTTTTATGTTTAACATCTTCTAAATAATCATTTCCAGTATAACCTTTTAAACTATAACCTATTTTTATCCCTCTATATTCAGGACTTACGATATCTAATCCTAGCATATAGTTTGCATTTGTATTTTTGTTACTTTTAGATATTTTACCATTAATCTTAATGTTTTTTGAAAATCCAAATTCTACATTAGTTGATAGTCCTGAAATAGTCTTTTCATTATAGAATTTTGGACCTTTTATATCTTGATAAACCAATCCTTCTTTATTATTTTCATACTTAGTCTCAAGTTTTAAACTTGGAGATGAGTATGATAAAATAGATAAAAAAGCTAAAATACTTATTTTAAATTTATTCATCTTCATCACTCCTCTGATTAAAATATATCATAGAAAATATAAAATTAAAAGTTTTTTGTTTTTTATTAATTAAGTATTAATTATTATAATCTGTTTTAGTTAAATACAATAATACAGTAAAAAAATTCAGTGTTAATTATATATTATAACTTTTTGGAAAATATTTATTGTTGTGGTATAATAAATATGATAGGAGGAAGAAAAATGAAATCACTTTTTATTACAACTTCTACAAAACTTGCTTCTATATCTTTATATGATGATAAAGGTATGTTGGCAAATATTAATGTGAATGTAAAAAAAACACACTCAACTTGGTTAATAGATCAAATATCTTCTTTATTTGATTGGACATCAAGTAATATATCAGAAATTGAAAATGTTATAGTATCTGTAGGTCCGGGATCATTTACTGGTGTTAGAATAGCATTAAGTGCAATAAAAGGAATGTTTGCTAATTCAGATGTTAATGTTTATTCTGTAAACGAACTTGATGCATTAGGTTACCAGGGGTATATGATATATAGAAAAGATGTGTTAGCCATAATAGATTCTAATAAAGAAAAAATATATTATGGATATTATAGAAAAGGAATAAGGGTTGGAAAGTTAAAAGTTTCTAAACTTAATGATGTTTTAAAAGAATATAAAAATCAGGATATAGGGTTTATGGGTGATGGAGCTATCAATTATTCTGATAAAATTATAGAATTAGGATATACTTTGGATTTATCAGATACTTTTTTAAGATTAAATTCTACGATATTTAATGATATGTATAAGAATAATATGTTAGAGAAGGTTGATTTATTTAATTTAGTTCCAGAATATTTAGAAAAGTCTCAGGCAGAAAAGGAGAAAGATGGCAATAAGTAATTTGTTAATTAAGCCTAAAAAAGGATTTTTTAAGAAATTAAAAGAATTCTTTACAGGGGCTGCAATAACTGATGATGTTTATGAGGAATTAGAAGAACTTTTAATACAATCAGATTTAGGAATGAAAATGACTATGGAGGTTGTTGAAAGTTTAGAAAAAAATGTTAGTTCAAAAGGTATTAAAACAAAAGAATTAATGTATGAAGAGTTAAAAAATATACTTTCAGAAAAATTGTATATATCAGAAAATAGTAATTTAAATATACAAAATGGAAAATTAAATGTAATATTAGTTATAGGTGTAAATGGAGTTGGTAAGACAACTTCTATTGGTAAAATGGCACTAAAACTTAAAAATCAAGGTAAAAAAGTTGTTATAGGAGCAGCTGATACGTTTAGGGCAGCAGCTATAGAGCAGATCGAAACTTGGGGTAAAAAAATAGATGTACCTATAGTTAAACAAAAACAAGGTTCAGATCCAGCAGCAGTTGTGTTTGATACGCTTAATTTCGCAAAAAATAATAATTATGATATCGCAATAATAGATACAGCAGGAAGATTACATAATAAAGTTGATTTGATGAAAGAATTAGAAAAAATAGATAGAATAATAAAACAAAGTGTTGATGATTATGAGTCTTTAATAGTAATAGATTCAACAACAGGTCAAAATGGATTAGAACAGGCTAGAATTTTTAACTCGATATCAAAAATTTCAGGAATTATACTTACTAAGTTTGATGGAACTGCAAAAGGAGGTATAATATTTTCTATAGTCGATGAACTTCAAAAACCGGTTAAATTTTTAGGTGTTGGAGAAGGTGTGGACGATTTAAGAGTTTTTGATTGTAAAGAATTTGTTAACGAAATGTTTGAATAAATAAAGGAGAAGATTATGTCAGTAGATTTAATTGCTAGAATTAAAGAAGCAGAAAGAGAAAACAAAAAAACAGTAGTGTTACCAGAGGCAGAAGATGAAAGAGTTTTACGTGCAGCTGAACAAATAACTAGAGAAGGTTTTGCTAAGATAATACTTGTAGGTAAAGATTATCAAGTAAGAGAAAACGCAGAAAAATTAGGTATTAGTTTAGAAGGAGTACAAATAATAGATCCTATGTCTTATGAAAAAACACCTGAATTTATTAGACAATTTGTGCATTTAAGATCTAAAAAAGGAATTACAGAGGAACAAGCACGTGAAATAATACTTAATGATTCAAGATTTTTTGGAGCTATGCTTGTAAGAAATTGTGTAGCTGATGGTATGGTAGCAGGTTCAAATTCACCAACTGCAAGTGTATTAAGAGCTGCAATTCAAGTTATAGGTCCAAGAAAAGGACTTAAGACTGTTTCAAGTTCTTTTGTTATGTTAACAGAAAATAAGGAATATGGAGAAAATGGGACTCTAATATTCTCAGATTGTGGAGTTCTACCTAATCCAACAGCACCTCAAATAGCTGATATAGCTGAATCTGCTGTTGAAAAAGCACGTTTTATTGCCAAAATACAAAATCCTAAAGTTGCACTTTTAACGTATTCTACTAAAGGTTCAGCAGAAGGGGAACAAGTTACTAAAATGAGAGAAGCGTATAAGATTTTAGAAGAAAGAAAAGTTGATTTTGAATTTGATGGAGAATTACAATTAGATGCAGCTATAGTACCTGAAGTTGCTAATCAAAAAGCAAAAGGTTCAAGTGTTGCAGGTGGAGCAAATATTTTAATATTCCCAGATCTTTGTTCTGGTAATATAGGATATAAACTTGTACAAAGATTTGCTAAAGCTAAAGCTTTAGGTCCATTAATACAAGGACTTGCAAGACCAGTACATGATCTGTCTCGTGGATGTAGTGTAGATGATATAGTAGATGTAGTTGCTATAACTTGTGCAGAGGCTGCAGAATTTTGTGAAATATTAACATTATAAAAAAGAAGGAGAAATAAAAAATGAAAGTATTAGTAATAAATAGTGGTAGTTCATCTTTAAAATTTGAATTAATAGATACTGCAAATAATAAAAGTTTAGCAAAAGGTATTTGTGAAAGAATTGGAATAGCAAATCCTATATTTACATATAAAAATTTACTTGATGGATATAAAGTTGAAGAAAGACCAGAACCATTAGAAAATCATAAAATTGCAATTGATCTAGTTTTACATGAATTAACTGGAGAACACGGAGTTTTAAAATCTATAGATGAAGTAGAAGCTATAGGGCATAGAGTAGTTCATGGTGGTGAATACTTTAATGATTCAGTTTTAGTAGACGATGATGTTATAGAAAAACTTGAAGAAATTAGCGAACTTGCACCTCTTCATAATCCAGCAAATGTAA includes the following:
- the ftsY gene encoding signal recognition particle-docking protein FtsY; translation: MAISNLLIKPKKGFFKKLKEFFTGAAITDDVYEELEELLIQSDLGMKMTMEVVESLEKNVSSKGIKTKELMYEELKNILSEKLYISENSNLNIQNGKLNVILVIGVNGVGKTTSIGKMALKLKNQGKKVVIGAADTFRAAAIEQIETWGKKIDVPIVKQKQGSDPAAVVFDTLNFAKNNNYDIAIIDTAGRLHNKVDLMKELEKIDRIIKQSVDDYESLIVIDSTTGQNGLEQARIFNSISKISGIILTKFDGTAKGGIIFSIVDELQKPVKFLGVGEGVDDLRVFDCKEFVNEMFE
- the tsaB gene encoding tRNA (adenosine(37)-N6)-threonylcarbamoyltransferase complex dimerization subunit type 1 TsaB; the encoded protein is MKSLFITTSTKLASISLYDDKGMLANINVNVKKTHSTWLIDQISSLFDWTSSNISEIENVIVSVGPGSFTGVRIALSAIKGMFANSDVNVYSVNELDALGYQGYMIYRKDVLAIIDSNKEKIYYGYYRKGIRVGKLKVSKLNDVLKEYKNQDIGFMGDGAINYSDKIIELGYTLDLSDTFLRLNSTIFNDMYKNNMLEKVDLFNLVPEYLEKSQAEKEKDGNK
- the pta gene encoding phosphate acetyltransferase — encoded protein: MSVDLIARIKEAERENKKTVVLPEAEDERVLRAAEQITREGFAKIILVGKDYQVRENAEKLGISLEGVQIIDPMSYEKTPEFIRQFVHLRSKKGITEEQAREIILNDSRFFGAMLVRNCVADGMVAGSNSPTASVLRAAIQVIGPRKGLKTVSSSFVMLTENKEYGENGTLIFSDCGVLPNPTAPQIADIAESAVEKARFIAKIQNPKVALLTYSTKGSAEGEQVTKMREAYKILEERKVDFEFDGELQLDAAIVPEVANQKAKGSSVAGGANILIFPDLCSGNIGYKLVQRFAKAKALGPLIQGLARPVHDLSRGCSVDDIVDVVAITCAEAAEFCEILTL
- a CDS encoding CTP synthase, translated to MMAKYIFVTGGVVSSLGKGITAASLGRLLKERGYKVTIQKFDPYLNVDPGTMSPYQHGEVFVTADGSETDLDLGHYERFINEELTKYNNVTSGKIMSTILNKERKGDYLGGTVQYIPHVTNEIKKKIRQAGEASNSDIVITEIGGTIGDIESNPFIEAIRQFKKEVGRENVIYIHVTLLPYLKAAGELKTKPTQQSVKMLQGLGVNPDIIVVRSEHPVDKHIKSKISLFCDVDETSVIEALDAANLYEIPLEMEKLGLADEACKKLGLKNVKPSLTKWTEMVNKFKNPKHEIKVAVVGKYVELKDAYISIHESIEHAGFNLDTKVKIDYLKAEEFDLSKLNDYDGILVPGGFGGRGIEGKINTVRFARENNKPFLGICLGMQMASIEFARNVLEMKNANSTEFDIETKYPVISLMEEQNEVENLGGTMRLGSYPCVLDKNSKVFKLYGVSEILERHRHRYEFNQQYLPEFEEKGFKVVGKSPDGKYVEVIEIPEHPYFVAAQYHPEFMSRPNKPHPLFTGWVEAILKQKGIK
- a CDS encoding heavy-metal-associated domain-containing protein, whose amino-acid sequence is MKLNLKINGMACSHCINSVKEELSEMDSLKVLDVKLGEAEIEISDESNIEDILEKVNLRLDDIGYELVR
- a CDS encoding heavy metal translocating P-type ATPase, producing the protein MKEKLQIEGITCQACVAKIERKLSRTEGVNNAVVNISNNVASVDYNENIVDINRIIEIIKKLGYIANKIEKNNVNYKKEEEKLKIELNKALIVIVVSFLIMYISMGNMFGLPIPGFIINNSRVLVLVQLVLTLIVMFMGRKFYSNGFKQLYKLSPNMDSLIAVGTSSAFIYSLYISTKIFSGNNHLIHSLYYESSSMIIAFVMIGKYLEHLSKRKALNAINKLSEIQSKKARILKDREIIEVDIEDVVKDDIVIIKPGEKIPVDGAIIEGITQIDESMLTGESIPVIKNINDKVYSGTINKDGNIKVRVETSNSETLISKIADIVRDAQINKPNISKIVDKVSLIFVPTIILIAIFVSLVWGILLKYGYVNVTGNKLEFVMTIFISILIIACPCSLGLATPMAIITGIGRGAELGILVKNGEALEVLNSVDTVVFDKTGTLTEGKIKLVDIINTSNIGKEELLKIAYSIEINSEHPISFAINEKAEENGIKKYEVDRFKALIGLGVEAVINGKEYYLGNRKLMKVNNIKNINEDILVGFENKGMSSIILSDNKEVLGIFALEDVVREESINTIKKLNNQNIEVIMLTGDNERVAKNVSEKLGINKYIADVSPTDKYLEIQKLQKEGKKVLMVGDGINDSPSLASANVGIAMGNATDIAIESADLVLIGKNLELVVTAINLGKAIIRNIKQNLFWAFFYNLFGVVVASGIFYGITGYLLNPMIAGLAMGLSSVSVVLNALRLKKFK